A genome region from Anolis carolinensis isolate JA03-04 chromosome 6, rAnoCar3.1.pri, whole genome shotgun sequence includes the following:
- the znf804b gene encoding zinc finger protein 804B isoform X1, with the protein MACYLVISSRHLSNGHYRGIKGIFRGPLCKNGDASPDFAEKEKAAARALEDVKANFYCELCDKQYHKHHEFDNHINSYDHAHKQRLKELKQREFARNVASKSWKDEKKQEKALKRLHQLAELRKQSECVAGCGPLVNTPQVITEKQQQPQEKSLLVEESNTKNRAEGQNLPSSTPEKQQEVLPSKNQSCIERHHLPRNRTSPVFSCGTNSCNRAGVSFSFSKKVHLKLESSASVFSENMEDAYDCIRSPRHKAKQAPKECHGCIHMSDERRTNLQKRLNALQGHPGSIASCSLFGKRKMQKAHDQNTGREQVETHLSSCNENLHLLDLEYVGSPNVKEQERLQNETQKCLETVITSHLPTNNVCMQENTYKHSDVLFAEHVPESSGQLTSKQRHPCEVNYNPCAFKQSPDCSKTVGANGETPRSDSLVHEIKPKALPFLHVLSKDGSTALRWPTELLLFTKTEPSISYGCNPLYFDFRLSLSHRDSEHNEINMEGPKECFKNMDIDEIEASGLTELQLLSNEPDNQSLKPKKKKRAVSLNKSQPKLEPDTENEMNQCVSKYISDDSNESIPEVPAHLNCSQRHCTRATSPHTTMHVRSLAQHLQNFEQTLQEEVTQNICIYPLVASRTEKQTCAKCDLIYSQRQNNLNLVTCPSDINDSRNDSILGYTFGSTGECLEKEDDGSFAGCWKFSHLQKPFSDRQSNYSDTSASSVTSCYSSHRSSDHSRSHLPFCYKRKQKPVERQKCKHKKHNCISSSDDADEDCHFNKKSQRVRNCTQRHTVKYQRHSRYRHLLQRDTSKPTRNRHPLCKHSRGRSYSKGSKGSSIQDSGSSERSSSGTRSRGSSSGSLTKGSMHSWSEHKRDVKSNDCAEPGKSNSVHLDCRYLRCPSKHIGICSISHFEREALGQRKSLTAKLLLEKVNSKRNQEQTQNTENFSNTCEIGLPHSQPGVKSTSLMAGEVMFFSPEKALSTTAIESNSEDNNQVDISAIDSVTLTANAAYGNCLLKDLIQRGTGFQTPNMEKGAAIKEQSNVLPGEMQSLLPSCDAVPNDFSGAFPSHTYSVVANLTETKEEHNANVNLNGEGSNLNCYSDSAMHKSSETESSKCISFPLTQQPITFSPDEIDKYKFLQLQAQQHMQKQRLARHLKVLPAAGPTAFSTSPAVQPIPIQQQSSVSTLHHTLLQSFALSTGVHPHGSHLSLAHIHPFSQAQFAPISLSPFTPAFMPAHSGLLAGHPFHLVSATPIHPSHLMFPPLPHAAFIPTLFAPQLNAAASSAIHLNPLIHPLFQSQEIHRRS; encoded by the coding sequence TGTTGCCGGATGTGGACCTCTGGTGAACACTCCCCAGGTGATTACAGAAAAACAGCAGCAACCACAAGAAAAGTCTCTTTTGGTCGAGGAAAGCAACACCAAGAACAGAGCTGAAGGACAAAATCTCCCCAGCAGCACTCCAGAGAAACAGCAGGAGGTTTTGCCAAGTAAGAACCAATCTTGCATAGAGAGGCACCACTTGCCTAGAAATCGGACCTCTCCAGTATTCTCCTGTGGAACAAATTCCTGTAATCGTGCTGGCGTGTCTTTTTCATTCTCTAAGAAAGTTCATTTGAAGCTTGAGTCATCAGCATCTGTCTTTAGTGAGAACATGGAAGATGCATATGATTGCATCAGATCGCCTAGGCATAAAGCAAAACAGGCTCCCAAAGAGTGCCATGGTTGCATACATATGAGTGATGAGAGGAGAACAAATTTGCAAAAACGGTTAAATGCACTTCAAGGTCACCCAGGTAGCATTGCATCCTGCAGTCTGTTTGGAAAAAGGAAAATGCAGAAAGCACATGATCAGAACACTGGCAGAGAACAAGTGGAAACCCATCTTTCTTCTTGTAATGAAAATTTACATCTTCTAGATTTGGAATATGTTGGGTCTCCAAATGTAAAAGAACAAGAAAGACTTCAGAATGAGACTCAGAAATGCTTGGAAACTGTTATTACATCTCACCTCCCAACTAATAATGTCTGTATGCAGGAAAATACTTACAAGCACAGTGATGTCCTGTTTGCAGAACATGTCCCTGAGTCCTCAGGCCAACTGACATCCAAGCAAAGACATCCATGTGAAGTAAACTACAATCCTTGTGCATTTAAACAATCTCCTGATTGTTCAAAAACTGTGGGTGCAAATGGTGAAACACCAAGGAGTGATTCACTGGTGCATGAAATTAAGCCTAAAGCATTGCCTTTTCTTCATGTACTGAGTAAAGATGGCAGCACAGCTTTACGATGGCCCACAGAACTCCTATTGTTTACAAAAACAGAACCGTCTATTTCATATGGTTGCAATCcattatattttgattttagGCTCTCTTTGTCCCATAGAGACAGTGAACACAATGAAATCAATATGGAAGGTCCTAAAGAGTGCTTTAAAAACATGGACATTGATGAAATTGAAGCCTCAGGTCTAACTGAGCTCCAGCTGCTGTCCAATGAACCCGATAATCAATCTTTgaagccaaagaagaagaaaagagctgTAAGCCTCAACAAGTCTCAGCCAAAACTGGAACCAGACACAGAGAATGAAATGAATCAGTGTGTGTCAAAGTACATTTCAGATGATTCAAATGAAAGTATACCAGAAGTGCCTGCTCACCTGAATTGCTCACAAAGGCATTGCACAAGAGCAACAAGTCCTCATACAACAATGCATGTGAGATCTCTAGCACAGCACTTGCAGAACTTTGAACAAACACTACAGGAAGAGGTAACGCAAAATATTTGCATCTATCCTTTGGTGGCTTCTAGGACAGAAAAGCAAACTTGTGCAAAATGTGATTTAATCTATTCCCAAAGACAAAACAATCTGAATTTGGTCACCTGCCCCAGTGACATAAATGACAGCAGGAACGATTCCATTCTGGGTTATACCTTCGGTTCCACTGGGGAGTGTTTAGAAAAGGAAGACGATGGGAGTTTTGCTGGTTGCTGGAAATTTTCTCATCTGCAAAAGCCCTTTTCTGACAGACAGTCTAATTATTCTGACACCTCTGCTAGCAGCGTGACTAGTTGCTACTCTAGTCACAGATCCAGTGATCACAGCAGAAGTCATTTGCCTTTTTGTTATAAAAGGAAACAAAAGCCGGTTGAAAGGCAAAAATGTAAACACAAAAAGCACAATTGCatttcatcttctgatgatgcAGATGAGGATTGCCATTTCAACAAAAAAAGTCAAAGAGTTAGAAACTGTACACAGAGGCATACAGTAAAATATCAAAGGCATTCAAGATATAGGCATTTACTACAAAGAGACACATCAAAGCCAACCAGAAATAGACACCCTCTCTGTAAACACAGCAGGGGCAGGAGCTACAGCAAAGGCTCCAAAGGTTCTTCCATCCAAGATTCAGGAAGCAGCGAAAGATCATCCAGTGGCACCAGATCAAGAGGCAGCAGTTCAGGATCCCTTACTAAAGGATCAATGCACAGCTGGAGCGAACACAAAAGGGATGTGAAAAGCAATGACTGTGCTGAACCAGGAAAATCAAACTCCGTACACTTAGATTGCCGGTATCTCAGATGCCCATCAAAACATATTGGAATTTGCTCCATCAGCCACTTTGAAAGAGAAGCACTGGGACAGCGGAAGTCATTAACTGCCAAGCTACTTTTAGAGAAGGTGAACTCAAAGAGAAACCAAGAGCAAACTCAGAACACTGAGAATTTTTCAAATACCTGTGAAATAGGTCTCCCCCATAGTCAACCTGGTGTTAAAAGCACGTCTTTAATGGCTGGAGAAGTCATGTTCTTTTCCCCCGAGAAGGCCCTCAGCACCACGGCAATAGAAAGCAACAGTGAAGACAACAATCAAGTTGATATTTCAGCAATAGATAGTGTTACTCTTACTGCTAATGCTGCCTATGGTAATTGCCTGCTTAAAGACTTAATTCAAAGAGGAACAGGCTTCCAGACTCCAAATATGGAAAAGGGTGCAGCAATAAAGGAGCAATCTAATGTCTTACCTGGTGAAATGCAATCCCTTCTACCAAGCTGTGATGCAGTGCCAAATGACTTTtctggtgctttcccttctcatACATATTCTGTTGTTGCAAATCTAACAGAGACCAAAGAAGAACACAATGCAAATGTGAACTTGAATGGGGAGGGAAGTAATCTAAACTGTTACTCTGACAGTGCTATGCATAAATCCAGTGAAACAGAAAGCAGTAAATGCATCTCCTTTCCTTTAACACAGCAACCTATTACATTTTCTCCTGATGAAATAGACAAATACAAGTTTCTTCAACTGCAGGCCCAACAGCATATGCAGAAACAACGGCTGGCAAGGCATCTCAAGGTCCTGCCTGCCGCAGGGCCAACGGCCTTCTCCACATCCCCAGCTGTTCAACCCATTCCAATTCAGCAACAGTCTTCTGTTTCCACGCTCCACCACACACTCCTACAAAGCTTTGCTTTGTCCACTGGAGTCCATCCTCATGGTAGCCATCTTTCCCTCGCTCATATACATCCATTTTCACAAGCTCAGTTTGCTCCCATATCCCTCTCGCCTTTTACTCCAGCCTTCATGCCTGCACATTCGGGACTGCTAGCAGGACATCCATTCCATTTAGTATCTGCAACTCCCATTCACCCTTCGCATTTGATGTTCCCACCTCTGCCCCATGCTGCATTTATTCCTACCTTGTTCGCTCCACAGCTGAATGCAGCTGCATCATCAGCCATACATCTGAATCCCTTAATTCATCCGTTATTCCAGAGCCAGGAGATTCATCGTCGCTCTTGA
- the znf804b gene encoding zinc finger protein 804B isoform X2 — MYHQGQIWCLKDFAEKEKAAARALEDVKANFYCELCDKQYHKHHEFDNHINSYDHAHKQRLKELKQREFARNVASKSWKDEKKQEKALKRLHQLAELRKQSECVAGCGPLVNTPQVITEKQQQPQEKSLLVEESNTKNRAEGQNLPSSTPEKQQEVLPSKNQSCIERHHLPRNRTSPVFSCGTNSCNRAGVSFSFSKKVHLKLESSASVFSENMEDAYDCIRSPRHKAKQAPKECHGCIHMSDERRTNLQKRLNALQGHPGSIASCSLFGKRKMQKAHDQNTGREQVETHLSSCNENLHLLDLEYVGSPNVKEQERLQNETQKCLETVITSHLPTNNVCMQENTYKHSDVLFAEHVPESSGQLTSKQRHPCEVNYNPCAFKQSPDCSKTVGANGETPRSDSLVHEIKPKALPFLHVLSKDGSTALRWPTELLLFTKTEPSISYGCNPLYFDFRLSLSHRDSEHNEINMEGPKECFKNMDIDEIEASGLTELQLLSNEPDNQSLKPKKKKRAVSLNKSQPKLEPDTENEMNQCVSKYISDDSNESIPEVPAHLNCSQRHCTRATSPHTTMHVRSLAQHLQNFEQTLQEEVTQNICIYPLVASRTEKQTCAKCDLIYSQRQNNLNLVTCPSDINDSRNDSILGYTFGSTGECLEKEDDGSFAGCWKFSHLQKPFSDRQSNYSDTSASSVTSCYSSHRSSDHSRSHLPFCYKRKQKPVERQKCKHKKHNCISSSDDADEDCHFNKKSQRVRNCTQRHTVKYQRHSRYRHLLQRDTSKPTRNRHPLCKHSRGRSYSKGSKGSSIQDSGSSERSSSGTRSRGSSSGSLTKGSMHSWSEHKRDVKSNDCAEPGKSNSVHLDCRYLRCPSKHIGICSISHFEREALGQRKSLTAKLLLEKVNSKRNQEQTQNTENFSNTCEIGLPHSQPGVKSTSLMAGEVMFFSPEKALSTTAIESNSEDNNQVDISAIDSVTLTANAAYGNCLLKDLIQRGTGFQTPNMEKGAAIKEQSNVLPGEMQSLLPSCDAVPNDFSGAFPSHTYSVVANLTETKEEHNANVNLNGEGSNLNCYSDSAMHKSSETESSKCISFPLTQQPITFSPDEIDKYKFLQLQAQQHMQKQRLARHLKVLPAAGPTAFSTSPAVQPIPIQQQSSVSTLHHTLLQSFALSTGVHPHGSHLSLAHIHPFSQAQFAPISLSPFTPAFMPAHSGLLAGHPFHLVSATPIHPSHLMFPPLPHAAFIPTLFAPQLNAAASSAIHLNPLIHPLFQSQEIHRRS, encoded by the coding sequence TGTTGCCGGATGTGGACCTCTGGTGAACACTCCCCAGGTGATTACAGAAAAACAGCAGCAACCACAAGAAAAGTCTCTTTTGGTCGAGGAAAGCAACACCAAGAACAGAGCTGAAGGACAAAATCTCCCCAGCAGCACTCCAGAGAAACAGCAGGAGGTTTTGCCAAGTAAGAACCAATCTTGCATAGAGAGGCACCACTTGCCTAGAAATCGGACCTCTCCAGTATTCTCCTGTGGAACAAATTCCTGTAATCGTGCTGGCGTGTCTTTTTCATTCTCTAAGAAAGTTCATTTGAAGCTTGAGTCATCAGCATCTGTCTTTAGTGAGAACATGGAAGATGCATATGATTGCATCAGATCGCCTAGGCATAAAGCAAAACAGGCTCCCAAAGAGTGCCATGGTTGCATACATATGAGTGATGAGAGGAGAACAAATTTGCAAAAACGGTTAAATGCACTTCAAGGTCACCCAGGTAGCATTGCATCCTGCAGTCTGTTTGGAAAAAGGAAAATGCAGAAAGCACATGATCAGAACACTGGCAGAGAACAAGTGGAAACCCATCTTTCTTCTTGTAATGAAAATTTACATCTTCTAGATTTGGAATATGTTGGGTCTCCAAATGTAAAAGAACAAGAAAGACTTCAGAATGAGACTCAGAAATGCTTGGAAACTGTTATTACATCTCACCTCCCAACTAATAATGTCTGTATGCAGGAAAATACTTACAAGCACAGTGATGTCCTGTTTGCAGAACATGTCCCTGAGTCCTCAGGCCAACTGACATCCAAGCAAAGACATCCATGTGAAGTAAACTACAATCCTTGTGCATTTAAACAATCTCCTGATTGTTCAAAAACTGTGGGTGCAAATGGTGAAACACCAAGGAGTGATTCACTGGTGCATGAAATTAAGCCTAAAGCATTGCCTTTTCTTCATGTACTGAGTAAAGATGGCAGCACAGCTTTACGATGGCCCACAGAACTCCTATTGTTTACAAAAACAGAACCGTCTATTTCATATGGTTGCAATCcattatattttgattttagGCTCTCTTTGTCCCATAGAGACAGTGAACACAATGAAATCAATATGGAAGGTCCTAAAGAGTGCTTTAAAAACATGGACATTGATGAAATTGAAGCCTCAGGTCTAACTGAGCTCCAGCTGCTGTCCAATGAACCCGATAATCAATCTTTgaagccaaagaagaagaaaagagctgTAAGCCTCAACAAGTCTCAGCCAAAACTGGAACCAGACACAGAGAATGAAATGAATCAGTGTGTGTCAAAGTACATTTCAGATGATTCAAATGAAAGTATACCAGAAGTGCCTGCTCACCTGAATTGCTCACAAAGGCATTGCACAAGAGCAACAAGTCCTCATACAACAATGCATGTGAGATCTCTAGCACAGCACTTGCAGAACTTTGAACAAACACTACAGGAAGAGGTAACGCAAAATATTTGCATCTATCCTTTGGTGGCTTCTAGGACAGAAAAGCAAACTTGTGCAAAATGTGATTTAATCTATTCCCAAAGACAAAACAATCTGAATTTGGTCACCTGCCCCAGTGACATAAATGACAGCAGGAACGATTCCATTCTGGGTTATACCTTCGGTTCCACTGGGGAGTGTTTAGAAAAGGAAGACGATGGGAGTTTTGCTGGTTGCTGGAAATTTTCTCATCTGCAAAAGCCCTTTTCTGACAGACAGTCTAATTATTCTGACACCTCTGCTAGCAGCGTGACTAGTTGCTACTCTAGTCACAGATCCAGTGATCACAGCAGAAGTCATTTGCCTTTTTGTTATAAAAGGAAACAAAAGCCGGTTGAAAGGCAAAAATGTAAACACAAAAAGCACAATTGCatttcatcttctgatgatgcAGATGAGGATTGCCATTTCAACAAAAAAAGTCAAAGAGTTAGAAACTGTACACAGAGGCATACAGTAAAATATCAAAGGCATTCAAGATATAGGCATTTACTACAAAGAGACACATCAAAGCCAACCAGAAATAGACACCCTCTCTGTAAACACAGCAGGGGCAGGAGCTACAGCAAAGGCTCCAAAGGTTCTTCCATCCAAGATTCAGGAAGCAGCGAAAGATCATCCAGTGGCACCAGATCAAGAGGCAGCAGTTCAGGATCCCTTACTAAAGGATCAATGCACAGCTGGAGCGAACACAAAAGGGATGTGAAAAGCAATGACTGTGCTGAACCAGGAAAATCAAACTCCGTACACTTAGATTGCCGGTATCTCAGATGCCCATCAAAACATATTGGAATTTGCTCCATCAGCCACTTTGAAAGAGAAGCACTGGGACAGCGGAAGTCATTAACTGCCAAGCTACTTTTAGAGAAGGTGAACTCAAAGAGAAACCAAGAGCAAACTCAGAACACTGAGAATTTTTCAAATACCTGTGAAATAGGTCTCCCCCATAGTCAACCTGGTGTTAAAAGCACGTCTTTAATGGCTGGAGAAGTCATGTTCTTTTCCCCCGAGAAGGCCCTCAGCACCACGGCAATAGAAAGCAACAGTGAAGACAACAATCAAGTTGATATTTCAGCAATAGATAGTGTTACTCTTACTGCTAATGCTGCCTATGGTAATTGCCTGCTTAAAGACTTAATTCAAAGAGGAACAGGCTTCCAGACTCCAAATATGGAAAAGGGTGCAGCAATAAAGGAGCAATCTAATGTCTTACCTGGTGAAATGCAATCCCTTCTACCAAGCTGTGATGCAGTGCCAAATGACTTTtctggtgctttcccttctcatACATATTCTGTTGTTGCAAATCTAACAGAGACCAAAGAAGAACACAATGCAAATGTGAACTTGAATGGGGAGGGAAGTAATCTAAACTGTTACTCTGACAGTGCTATGCATAAATCCAGTGAAACAGAAAGCAGTAAATGCATCTCCTTTCCTTTAACACAGCAACCTATTACATTTTCTCCTGATGAAATAGACAAATACAAGTTTCTTCAACTGCAGGCCCAACAGCATATGCAGAAACAACGGCTGGCAAGGCATCTCAAGGTCCTGCCTGCCGCAGGGCCAACGGCCTTCTCCACATCCCCAGCTGTTCAACCCATTCCAATTCAGCAACAGTCTTCTGTTTCCACGCTCCACCACACACTCCTACAAAGCTTTGCTTTGTCCACTGGAGTCCATCCTCATGGTAGCCATCTTTCCCTCGCTCATATACATCCATTTTCACAAGCTCAGTTTGCTCCCATATCCCTCTCGCCTTTTACTCCAGCCTTCATGCCTGCACATTCGGGACTGCTAGCAGGACATCCATTCCATTTAGTATCTGCAACTCCCATTCACCCTTCGCATTTGATGTTCCCACCTCTGCCCCATGCTGCATTTATTCCTACCTTGTTCGCTCCACAGCTGAATGCAGCTGCATCATCAGCCATACATCTGAATCCCTTAATTCATCCGTTATTCCAGAGCCAGGAGATTCATCGTCGCTCTTGA